In Bos javanicus breed banteng chromosome 2, ARS-OSU_banteng_1.0, whole genome shotgun sequence, the following proteins share a genomic window:
- the ZDBF2 gene encoding DBF4-type zinc finger-containing protein 2, protein MQNRSGYCSFCCVFYNNLEQHLSSDYHRSLITQKRRWMGAASLMERFLQDVLQHHPCRYQESRSMQNERLHMTTVSPSEVVPNDDFSPEIKTEDAAGVREEISTKASEPIEKVYSRPQEYMHSVSDRPSVIQKLEKGQQHPLEFIHKIGSSVKEFNPVGISHSTNNRQSVICSSVISNAPVSCSPESSHERPVTTDTTSGLSLGVHLDLVNKCDPNKADKYLKQLNKGSRNPMLPSHPETSSVPYQKPKELNRKSLCVNSDKLTLREDVNSQTKALSTDFKVHEFVSTENSLKLESLSKFAVNPVVNLSKTDMPSNKGIFEDDIPKHHEKFFPNMDHNQEGKHLVFNKSAFWEQKIEVSSEMKFAGGSPQSASDHCEEAEPDLGKGEQTDQDKNCESRDSAVSFDGSSSFYSLMDQSKVTVEEINLSKEVHTDLQYKNNTSYISERSSDCDDSFQVTTSKTQVKDESVHKVMHIRLVDESYESSDSEMNFDCDASLQSTDDCCQQPEKEVNLPKGVLVGLVDMNYGSSSSEISADSVFSLQSMPGQFPVTVTETELQKKVHISLVDKNYGSSCSETSFDCDVSLQSFFDHPHMAVSERNLEDRPVSLKDSHYKPSSAKAYLDCDVSLETLSDGPQKDVENINLWKEKNDLVDMNCEFHGPEIKFHLMKTDPQLVPAQSQVAVKEVNAQEVAIDLENKSIKSSISDLSFDSHPMGSRGEINLKALNVDMEVKSYGCSSCKSTFDSDSSFMSVSEYPEMDVEEINKKHVNLEDESFESISSEITFYSDSPLHPVVDQSQVTVYEEDPIDLENKSNESRVSEITFDSGVPLHSGTYQPEVAVKETFIQKEVCTHLGEKDDAPTSSEISLTSYIPFHSVIKQPEEAVKNLNPQNEEWLHLENKGNESSDSEMFDYDIFHSMTGHSEDPIKERNLQKGENIHLENKDNVPVVSENSLKSGIPFHLVTGHLSIAIKEINQKEEHVNLTDKSNKLKVSETSLDTDIPVQSVTHKPELIVKELGLQKEKHAKLKGQSAEYSGSEISLDSDYSMTEPQITDKEVSVQKEEHVFLENKSDKYSSSEIILDSDVPLQSMNEKPQTTVLKDDHVDPKDESTGPRGFEKKLNTNNLLHLVIDQPQLGLLKEKHVHLEDTNNESSYGKMDFDSADPLQPLTEQFQEVVEETKVQKEEDMSLKNKVDEPNDSELIYNSDVSLPSVSSQPKVAVKRINLKNENHVYLKDKNRQDSGFAMSLNSDLTDQSVVDHPQITILEQKHTELGDKHNQSCGSEINFNSNDPFQSVANQLRQTVKEISPWRDEVDMEDKRDEPKHFEIVSDSDVCFQSVAGQTEVVKEVNLLKEHVDLEDKVVKPSDSKIDFVSDGPLQSVANEVQEAVTEMNLLREGPVRLSAKSYEPNDSEIIFVANTPLQSVVEPHHDLEEQQTSLEDKSNDPCGPKINFVSEYPLQSVTGQLQRKAVKEIGLWEEDHIYLEDKRYKLGDFEVSYDSDVDFVAGHSAVAVKEINLQEEDQNDLENKNCELSVSEIKCDSGVHLQLGVDQPQVVCKEINLQMEKYLGMEEVSEPRDSEIMCGSDVPLQIVINELEESDRETDKMLFMDLTASDNDCEMISDSDVPFQPVIDSPQRTVKEISCINAESFDLDENCDSCDSELRYVCEASPQSVTNHSKKVFKVVKQKQDYIILEETSSEPYVSELSFQIDSSHQSMTYQSQESEKKKVKYSDPKDKSCQSSGPKRNFEWEETSQPVTRQQQKVDKGVSLWEDVENIGLKDKNCESGVSAMDCNVSPGLVIHQMPDQENLLKLKHTDPESMNCETCGSGVKFQRDPSLQSGNGRPQEAVNKINLFKKMSFDQKETNHNNSHSDSVLVVDAIRNLEKAKEVIEDDLHELLPEDLPPVPPSFVGKTRSQIMKEDDVQMSALVKEFKKDHFYCYFVSDCEMRKRKKKFLNEEKKMTWTDLNQDTTSIQILSDCDDKEGGTSHIDDFSVALDKPNHHPSTERNHEQTWQVASQDQAIKDRHGTQTNLTSQRGTKRISGQEKDSPVRKYLLLQNNWKTREKVKKKEFPESCIGVLKPLQSNTLIYILSSNIKLEKGESNRISKRRHCSRNNWDINIQYKFNQTSFNCYDPLNKHIVIDPPLNIEVPGSDRNNCVEMHVSHLNSNAEDNDPYVQSSASVPFMTVSVGHELKSGQEASESSVFPEKSKIFSSSEISRESNFQSTFSSRDVAKTSSKSFRKKFLKSKSKNQRRKVSTNNKPDFPKKGCRSVIPQQNIRIASEKRSIWIQSKLSDIIKKYIPKYSVFLRHKYQSRSTFVRMHIKKKKPNVSRLKKAKKPANTLSNTSVLSAGAEEQSGAIASSSRQRVQTSSSAARSKKNDNKKHPRRQQRKPCRPIRTYDLRSLFSGVPYSDRMKTRFSNKL, encoded by the exons ATGCAGAACAGATCAGGATATTGCAGTTTTTGTTGtgtattctataataacctgGAGCAG CATCTATCCAGTGACTATCACAGATCCTTGATCACACAGAAAAGACGATGGATGGGTGCTGCTAGTTTGATGGAACGTTTCTTGCAGGATGTACTGCAGCACCACCCGTGTCGTTATCAGGAAAGCAG ATCAATGCAAAATGAGAGACTTCATATGACTACTGTGTCACCTTCAGAAGTGGTTCCTAATGATGATTTTAGTCCTGAAATAAAGACTGAGGATGCTGCTGGAGTCAGAGAAGAGATATCTACCAAGGCATCTGAACCCATTGAAAAGGTGTATTCTAGGCCTCAGGAATATATGCATAGTGTTTCAGATCGACCATCAGTTattcaaaaactggaaaaaggaCAACAGCATCCCTTGGAGTTCATTCATAAAATTGGGAGCAGTGTGAAAGAGTTTAATCCAGTTGGTATTAGTCACAGTACAAATAATAGACAAAGTGTAATATGTTCGTCAGTGATTTCTAATGCTCCTGTTAGTTGTTCACCTGAAAGTTCTCATGAAAGACCAGTTACAACTGACACTACTTCTGGTTTGTCACTTGGAGTCCATTTGGATTTAGTTAACAAATGTGACCCAAACAAAGCTGACAAATACCTTAAACAGCTAAACAAGGGCTCTAGAAACCCTATGCTACCATCCCATCCAGAAACTTCTTCAGTTCCATATCAGAAACCTAAAGAGTTAAACAGAAAGTCTTTATGTGTAAACTCAGATAAGTTGACCTTACGGGAAGATGTAAATTCTCAGACTAAAGCTTTGTCAACTGACTTTAAAGTCCATGAATTTGTGAGTACTGAAAACTCTTTAAAATTGGAATCTCTTTCTAAATTTGCAGTGAATCCAGTAGTCAACCTGAGTAAAACTGACATGCCTTCTAATAAAGGAATCTTTGAAGATGACATTCCAAAGCACCATGAGAAATTCTTTCCTAATATGGATCATAACCAGGAAGGAAAGCATTTGGTTTTTAACAAGTCAGCCTTTTGGGAACAGAAGATCGAAGTGAGTTCTGAAATGAAGTTTGCTGGTGGCTCTCCTCAGTCAGCATCTGATCACTGTGAAGAGGCTGAACCAGACCTTGGCAAGGGGGAGCAAACTGACCAAGATAAGAACTGTGAATCAAGAGATTCTGCAGTAAGTTTTGATGGCAGTTCCTCTTTTTATTCACTGATGGACCAATCCAAAGTGACTGTTGAAGAAATAAACCTTTCAAAGGAAGTACATACTGATTTGCAATATAAGAATAATACATCTTATATTTCTGAAAGAAGCTCTGATTGTGATGACTCTTTTCAGGTGACTACCAGCAAAACTcaagtgaaagatgaaagtgtTCATAAGGTAATGCATATTAGGCTGGTTGATGAAAGCTATGAATCCAGCGATTCTGAGATGAATTTTGATTGTGATGCTTCACTTCAGTCAACTGATGACTGCTGCCAACAGCCTGAGAAAGAAGTAAACCTTCCTAAGGGGGTGCTCGTTGGCTTGGTTGATATGAACTATGGATCTAGTAGCTCTGAAATAAGTGCtgattctgttttctcacttCAGTCAATGCCTGGCCAATTCCCAGTGACTGTCACAGAAACAGAACTTCAGAAGAAGGTTCACATTAGCTTGGTTGATAAGAACTATGGATCGAGTTGTTCTGAAACAAGTTTTGATTGTGATGTTTCTCTTCAGTCATTCTTCGACCATCCTCACATGGCTGTCAGTGAAAGAAACCTGGAGGATAGGCCTGTCTCTCTAAAAGATAGTCATTATAAACCCAGTAGTGCTAAAGCATATCTTGATTGTGATGTCTCTCTTGAGACCTTGTCTGATGGACCTCAGAAGGATGTTGAAAATATCAatctttggaaagaaaagaatgaccTTGTGGatatgaactgtgaatttcaTGGTCCTGAGATAAAGTTTCATTTGATGAAAACAGATCCTCAGTTGGTGCCTGCCCAATCCCAAGTTGCAGTTAAAGAGGTAAATGCTCAGGAAGTAGCTATTGACCTGGAGAACAAGAGTATTAAGTCTAGCATTTCTGATCTCAGTTTTGATTCTCACCCTATGGGCTCTCGTGGTGAAATAAATCTGAAAGCATTAAATGTTGACATGGAAGTTAAGAGCTATGGATGTTCCAGTTGTAAGTCCACTTTTGACTCCGATTCTTCTTTTATGTCAGTTTCTGAGTATCCTGAGATGGatgttgaagaaataaataagaagcaTGTTAACTTGGAAGATGAGAGCTTTGAATCAATTAGTtctgaaataactttttattcTGATAGTCCTCTTCACCCAGTAGTTGACCAATCTCAAGTAACTGTTTATGAGGAGGATCCTATTGATCTGGAAAATAAGAGTAATGAATCTCGTGTTTCTGAAATAACTTTTGATTCTGGTGTGCCTCTTCATTCAGGGACTTATCAACCTGAAGTAGCGGTGAAAGAAACATTCATTCAGAAAGAAGTGTGTACACACTTAGGAGAGAAAGATGATGCACCCACCAGTTCTGAAATAAGTTTGACTTCTTATATCCCTTTTCACTCAGTGATTAAGCAGCCAGAAGAAGCTGTTAAAAACCTAAATCCTCAAAATGAAGAGTGGCTACACTTAGAAAATAAGGGAAATGAATCTAGTGATTCTGAAATGTTTGATTATGATATTTTTCATTCAATGACTGGACATTCTGAAGATCCTATTAAAGAAAGAAACCTTCAGAAAGGGGAGAATATACACTTAGAAAATAAGGATAATGTACCTGTTGTTTCTGAAAACAGTTTGAAATCTGGTATTCCTTTTCATTTAGTGACTGGTCATCTTTCCATAGCtattaaagaaataaaccaaaaagaAGAACATGTAAATTTAACAGATAAGAGTAATAAGTTAAAAGTTTCTGAAACAAGTTTGGATACTGATATCCCTGTTCAGTCAGTGACTCACAAACCGGAACTGATTGTGAAAGAACTAGGGcttcaaaaagaaaagcatgCTAAGTTAAAAGGTCAAAGTGCTGAATATAGTGGTTCTGAAATAAGTTTAGATTCTGATTATTCAATGACGGAACCTCAAATAACTGATAAAGAAGTAAGTGTTCAGAAAGAAGAACATGTTTTTCTAGAGAACAAGAGTGATAAATATAGTAGTTCTGAAATAATTTTGGACTCTGATGTCCCTCTTCAGTCAATGAATGAAAaacctcagacaactgttttgaaGGACGACCATGTTGACCCAAAAGATGAAAGTACTGGACCCAGaggctttgaaaaaaaattgaatactaATAACCTTCTTCATTTAGTCATTGACCAACCTCAACTAGGCCTTTTGAAGGAAAAACATGTTCATTTGGAAGATACAAACAATGAATCTAGTTATGGTAAAATGGATTTTGATTCTGCTGACCCTCTTCAGCCATTGACCGAACAATTTCAGGAAGTGGTTGAAGAAACAAAAGTGCAGAAAGAAGAGGATATGAGCCTGAAGAATAAGGTTGATGAACCTAATGATTCTGAATTAATATATAATTCTGATGTTTCTCTTCCATCTGTGTCCAGTCAACCTAAAGTGGCTGTTAAACGAATAAACCTCAAGAATGAAAATCATGTGTACTTGAAAGATAAGAACAGGCAAGATAGTGGTTTTGCAATGAGTTTGAATTCTGATCTCACGGATCAGTCAGTAGTTGATCATCCTCAGATAACTATTTTGGAGCAAAAGCATACTGAACTAGGAGATAAGCACAATCAATCTTGTGgttctgaaataaattttaattctaaTGACCCCTTTCAATCAGTGGCCAACCAGCTTAGACAAACTGTTAAAGAAATAAGCCCTTGGAGGGATGAAGTTGACATGGAAGATAAGAGAGATGAACCTAAGCATTTtgaaattgtatctgactctgatGTCTGTTTTCAGTCAGTGGCTGGCCAAACTGAAGTTGTTAAGGAGGTAAACCTTCTGAAGGAGCATGTTGACTTGGAAGATAAGGTTGTCAAACCTAGTGATTCAAAAATAGACTTTGTTTCTGATGGACCTCTTCAATCTGTGGCTAATGAAGTTCAAGAGGCTGTTACAGAAATGAATCTTCTGAGGGAGGGACCTGTTCGTCTGAGTGCTAAGAGCTATGAACCTAATGATTCTGAAATCATTTTTGTTGCAAATACCCCTCTCCAGTCAGTGGTTGAGCCACACCACGATTTGGAAGAGCAACAAACCAGTTTGGAAGACAAAAGCAATGATCCTTGTGGTCCTAAGATAAATTTTGTTTCTGAATATCCTCTTCAGTCAGTGACTGGCCAGCTTCAAAGAAAAGCTGTTAAAGAAATAGGTCTTTGGGAGGAAGACCATATTTACCTGGAagataagagatacaaactagGTGATTTTGAAGTAAGTTATGATTCTGATGTTGACTTTGTAGCTGGTCATTCTGCTGTGGCTGTCAAAGAAATAAACTTGCAAGAGGAGGATCAGAATGACCTAGAAAATAAGAACTGTGAACTTAgtgtttctgaaataaaatgtgattCTGGTGTTCATCTTCAGTTAGGAGTTGACCAACCTCAGGTGGTTTGCAAAGAGATAAATCTTCAGATGGAAAAGTATCTTGGCATGGAAGAGGTTAGTGAACCTAGGGATTCTGAAATAATGTGTGGTTCTGATGTTCCTCTTCAAATAGTGATAAACGaacttgaagagtcagacagagaaacagataAGATGCTGTTTATGGACCTGACGGCAAGTGATAATGACTGTGAAATGATTTCAGATTCTGATGTCCCTTTTCAGCCAGTGATTGACTCGCCTCAAAGGACTGTCAAAGAAATCAGCTGTATAAATGCAGAAAGTTTTGACCTAGATGAGAACTGTGACTCTTGTGATTCTGAACTAAGATATGTTTGTGAAGCCTCTCCTCAATCAGTGACAAACCATTCCAAAAAGGTCTTCAAAGTAGTAAAGCAGAAGCAAGACTATATTATTCTGGAAGAGACAAGCTCTGAGCCTTATGTTTCTGAACTGAGTTTTCAAATTGATTCCTCTCATCAGTCCATGACTTACCAGTcgcaagaatctgaaaaaaaaaaggtaaaatatagTGACCCCAAAGACAAGAGCTGTCAATCTAGTGGTCCTAAAAGAAACTTTGAATGGGAGGAGACTTCTCAGCCAGTAACTCGGCAACAGCAGAAGGTTGACAAAGGAGTCAGCCTTTGGGAAGATGTAGAAAATATTGGCCTAAAAGATAAGAACTGTGAATCTGGTGTTTCTGCGATGGATTGTAATGTATCTCCTGGATTGGTGATCCATCAAATGCCTGATCAAGAAAACCTTTTGAAGTTAAAACATACTGATCCAGAAAGTATGAACTGTGAAACTTGTGGTTCTGGGGTGAAGTTTCAGCGTGATCCTTCTCTCCAGTCTGGCAATGGCCGGCCTCAAGAAGCTGTTAATAAGATCAACCTATTTAAGAAGATGTCTTTTGACCAGAAAGAAACAAATCATAATAATTCCCATTCAGACTCTGTTCTTGTGGTTGATGCTATAAGGAActtggaaaaagcaaaggaggtcATAGAAGATGATCTTCATGAACTACTTCCTGAAGACTTGCCTCCTGTCCCTCCTTCATTTGTGGGGAAAACGCGGTCTCAGATAATGAAAGAAGATGATGTGCAAATGAGTGCTCTTGTGAAGGAATTTAAGAAAGATCATTTCTACTGTTACTTTGTTAGCGACTGTgagatgagaaaaaggaaaaaaaaatttttgaatgaagaaaaaaagatgacCTGGACTGACCTCAATCAGGACACCACATCAATTCAAATTCTCTCAGATTGTGATGATAAAGAGGGTGGTACTTCACATATTGATGACTTTTCAGTGGCTTTAGATAAACCTAACCATCATCCTTCAACAGAAAGGAATCATGAACAAACATGGCAAGTGGCCTCTCAAGACCAGGCTATAAAAGATAGGCATGGAACTCAAACCAATCTCACAAGTCAACGAGGGACAAAAAGAATCAGTGGACAAGAGAAAGACTCGCCAGTAAGGAAGTATTTACTTTTAcaaaacaactggaaaacaagagagaaagttaaaaaaaaagaatttcctgaATCATGTATTGGCGTTTTGAAGCCTTTGCAATCAAATACcttaatttatattctttcttcaaatattaaGTTGGAGAAAGGTGAATCCAACCGCATCTCTAAAAGGAGGCACTGTAGTAGAAATAATTGGGATATTAACATACAGTACAAATTTAACCAGACTTCCTTTAATTGTTATGACCCATTGAATAAGCACATTGTAATTGATCCTCCTCTGAACATAGAAGTACCAGGGTCTGACAGGAATAATTGTGTTGAAATGCATGTTAGCCACTTAAATTCTAATGCAGAAGATAATGATCCTTATGTACAAAGCTCTGCTTCAGTACCTTTTATGACAGTGTCAGTAGGACATGAACTAAAGTCAGGTCAGGAGGCCAGTGAATCTTCTGTGTTTCCAGAAAAATCCAAGATTTTTAGTTCTAGTGAAATTTCGAGGGAAAGTAATTTCCAGTCAACTTTTTCAAGTCGTGATGTTGCCAAAACCTCATCAAAATCATTTagaaaaaagtttttgaaaagtaaaagcaaaaatcagagaAGGAAGGTATCAACTAATAATAAGCCAGATTTTCCCAAAAAAGGTTGTAGATCAGTTATTCCCCAGCAAAATATCAGAATTGCTTCAGAAAAACGGTCGATTTGGATTCAGAGCAAACTAAGTgatataattaaaaagtatattccAAAATACTCTGTTTTTTTGCGTCACAAATATCAGTCCAGGAGCACTTTTGTTAGGATgcatattaagaagaaaaaacctAATGTTAGTAGGTTaaagaaggcaaagaaaccagCTAATACGCTCTCAAACACCTCAGTTCTGTCAGCAGGAGCTGAAGAGCAGTCAGGAGCTATAGCAAGCTCTTCTAGGCAACGTGTGCAGACCTCTTCCAGCGCTGCACGAAGTAAGAAGAATGATAATAAAAAACACCCTAGAAGACAACAGAGAAAGCCGTGTAGACCTATCAGAACATATGATTTGAGAAGTTTGTTTTCTGGTGTACCGTATTCGGATAGAATGAAGACTCGATTCTCTAACAAATTATGA